From a single Pseudoliparis swirei isolate HS2019 ecotype Mariana Trench chromosome 12, NWPU_hadal_v1, whole genome shotgun sequence genomic region:
- the LOC130203032 gene encoding uncharacterized protein LOC130203032, producing MRSACVKLLTHPVVYSQDIGAQLSAYRQDIGAQLSEDFQCRPVLASAIPSSDDEPLSCAQLYTPSSPQPKKKKKQKKLIHNRAAIPLSRETQTIDNTCSSETQTPREPTTRTIATQTKRCIQTVPKKAIKRTVKASQEPTTSYATQTKQLIQTVPKKAIKRSVKASITQVHTGSSSSSSRRVSTVRETESENKHHEVQPEEFTDVFRVSSETRERRRVELKINVTWR from the exons ATGAGATCTGCCTGTGTTAAACTATTGACACATCCTGTTGTATACAGTCAGGACATCGGTGCACAGCTATCAG CATACCGTCAGGACATTGGTGCACAGCTATCAG aggaTTTTCAGTGCAGACCAGTCCTAGCATCAGCCATCCCCTCATCAGATGATGAACCCCTGAGCTGTGCTCAGTTGTATACACCCTCATCACCAcagccaaagaagaagaagaagcagaagaagctgaTACATAACAG AGCGGCGATTCCATTATCAAGGGAGACGCAGACCATTGATAATACATGCTcttctgagacacaaacacctcgGGAGCCAACGACAAGAACAATTGCTACACAGACGAAGCGGTGTATTCAAACCGTCCCCAAGAAGGCCattaaaag AACCGTGAAAGCCTCACAGGAGCCAACAACATCATATGCTACACAGACGAAGCAGTTGATTCAAACCGTCCCCAAGAAGGCcattaaaag ATCTGTGAAAGCCTCCATTACCCAAGTCCacacaggcagcagcagcagcagcagcaggagagttAGCA CAGTCCGAGAGACGGAGAGCGAGAACAAACACCACGAAGTGCAGCCGGAAGAGTTCACCGACGTTTTTAGAGTCAGTTCTGAAACACGGGAGAGGCGTCGAGTGGAGCTGAAGATAAACGTGACGTGGAGATAA